One region of Bacillus pumilus genomic DNA includes:
- the gatB gene encoding Asp-tRNA(Asn)/Glu-tRNA(Gln) amidotransferase subunit GatB translates to MNFETVIGLEVHVELKTQSKIFSSSPTPFGAAANTQTSVIDLGYPGVLPVLNKEAVNFAMKAAMALNCEIATDTKFDRKNYFYPDNPKAYQISQFDKPIGENGWIEIEVEGKTKRIGITRLHLEEDAGKLTHTGDGYSLVDFNRQGTPLVEIVSEPDIRTPEEAYAYLEKLKSIIQYTGVSDCKMEEGSLRCDANISLRPIGREEFGTKTELKNLNSFAFVQKGLEFEEKRQEQVLLSGGLIEQETRRYDEASKKTILMRVKEGSDDYRYFPEPDLVELYIDDEWKERVRASIPELPDERRKRYIDELGLPAYDAMVLTLTKEMSDFFEATISEGAEAKQASNWLMGEVSAYLNSAQKELEDTKLTPQGLAGMINLIEKGTISSKIAKKVFKELIENGGDAETIVKEKGLVQISDEGALLKLVTEALDNNPQSIEDFKNGKDRAIGFLVGQIMKASKGQANPPMVNKILLEEIKKR, encoded by the coding sequence ATGAACTTTGAAACGGTAATTGGACTTGAAGTCCACGTTGAGCTAAAAACACAATCAAAAATTTTCTCCAGCTCGCCGACACCTTTTGGTGCAGCTGCCAACACGCAAACAAGTGTCATCGACCTTGGATATCCTGGCGTACTGCCTGTATTGAACAAAGAAGCAGTGAACTTTGCAATGAAAGCAGCTATGGCGCTAAACTGCGAGATCGCAACAGATACAAAATTTGACCGTAAAAACTACTTCTATCCTGATAACCCAAAGGCGTATCAAATCTCTCAATTTGATAAACCGATCGGTGAAAACGGCTGGATTGAAATTGAAGTAGAAGGCAAAACGAAACGAATCGGTATTACGCGTCTCCATTTGGAAGAGGATGCAGGTAAACTGACACACACAGGCGACGGATATTCACTTGTTGACTTCAACCGTCAAGGCACACCGCTTGTTGAAATCGTATCTGAGCCAGACATTCGCACACCAGAAGAAGCGTATGCGTACTTAGAAAAACTAAAATCTATTATTCAATATACAGGCGTATCTGACTGTAAGATGGAAGAAGGCTCACTTCGCTGTGATGCCAATATTTCACTTCGTCCGATCGGCCGTGAAGAGTTTGGAACGAAAACAGAGCTCAAGAACTTGAACTCATTTGCTTTCGTACAAAAAGGTCTTGAATTCGAAGAGAAACGTCAAGAGCAAGTATTGCTTTCTGGCGGCTTGATCGAACAAGAAACTCGCCGCTATGACGAAGCGTCTAAAAAGACGATCCTCATGCGTGTCAAAGAGGGCTCAGATGATTACCGCTACTTCCCAGAACCAGATTTGGTGGAGCTGTACATTGATGACGAGTGGAAAGAACGCGTAAGAGCATCGATTCCAGAGCTTCCAGACGAGCGCCGCAAACGCTACATCGATGAGCTTGGCCTTCCTGCATATGATGCGATGGTGCTGACGCTGACAAAAGAAATGTCTGATTTCTTTGAAGCAACCATTTCAGAAGGTGCAGAAGCAAAGCAAGCTTCAAACTGGCTGATGGGTGAAGTATCTGCCTACTTAAATTCAGCTCAAAAAGAGCTGGAAGATACAAAGCTAACGCCGCAAGGCCTGGCTGGCATGATCAATCTCATCGAAAAAGGAACGATTTCTTCTAAGATTGCCAAAAAGGTATTCAAAGAGCTGATTGAAAATGGGGGAGACGCAGAAACAATCGTCAAAGAAAAAGGACTTGTCCAAATTTCTGACGAAGGTGCCCTGCTCAAACTTGTCACAGAAGCACTTGATAACAACCCGCAATCCATCGAAGACTTTAAAAACGGAAAAGACCGCGCGATTGGTTTCTTAGTCGGACAAATCATGAAAGCATCGAAGGGACAAGCAAACCCGCCGATGGTCAACAAGATTCTCCTAGAAGAAATCAAAAAACGCTAA
- the gatA gene encoding Asp-tRNA(Asn)/Glu-tRNA(Gln) amidotransferase subunit GatA has protein sequence MSLFDHKISELKELLHKKELSVSDLVDESYKRINEVDGKVQAFLALDEEKARAYAKELDEAVGEKDELGLLFGMPIGVKDNIVTKDLRTTASSKILQNFDPIYDATVVNRLRDAEAVTIGKLNMDEFAMGSSTENSGYKATKNPWNLNTVPGGSSGGSAASVAAGEVPFSLGSDTGGSIRQPASFCGVVGLKPTYGRVSRYGLIAFASSLDQIGPITRNVEDNAYVLQAIAGVDQMDATSANVDVPDFLSSLTGDIKGMKIAVPKEYLGEGVGEEAKESVLQALKVLEGLGATWEEVSLPHSKYALATYYLLSSSEASANLARFDGIRYGYRTDNAENLIDLYKNTRSEGFGNEVKRRIMLGTFALSSGYYDAYYKKAQKVRTLIKKDFEDVFEKYDVIVGPTTPTPAFNIGEKTSDPLTMYANDILTIPVNLAGVPGISVPCGFANGLPLGLQIIGKHFDEGTVYRVAHAFEQATDHHKAKPEL, from the coding sequence ATGTCACTGTTTGATCACAAAATTTCTGAATTAAAAGAGCTTTTACATAAAAAGGAACTGTCTGTTTCTGATTTAGTGGACGAGTCTTATAAACGAATCAATGAAGTAGACGGGAAAGTACAAGCATTCCTTGCATTAGACGAAGAGAAAGCTCGTGCGTATGCAAAGGAATTGGACGAGGCAGTTGGTGAAAAGGACGAGCTTGGTTTATTGTTCGGTATGCCAATCGGTGTGAAAGATAACATCGTCACAAAGGATTTACGTACAACAGCATCTAGTAAAATCCTGCAAAACTTTGATCCTATTTATGATGCAACGGTTGTCAATCGTTTAAGAGATGCGGAAGCAGTCACAATCGGTAAATTAAATATGGACGAATTTGCAATGGGATCTTCTACAGAGAACTCAGGCTACAAAGCAACGAAAAACCCTTGGAATTTAAACACTGTTCCAGGTGGATCAAGTGGTGGCTCAGCAGCTTCTGTTGCAGCAGGTGAAGTGCCATTCTCACTTGGATCAGATACGGGCGGTTCGATTCGCCAGCCGGCATCATTCTGCGGCGTTGTGGGTCTGAAGCCGACGTATGGCCGTGTATCTAGATACGGCTTAATCGCATTTGCTTCTTCATTAGATCAAATCGGGCCGATTACGCGTAACGTAGAGGACAATGCCTACGTTCTTCAAGCGATTGCTGGAGTCGATCAAATGGACGCAACGAGTGCAAATGTCGACGTCCCAGATTTTCTTTCTTCATTAACTGGCGACATCAAAGGCATGAAAATTGCAGTGCCAAAAGAATACCTTGGAGAAGGTGTTGGCGAGGAAGCAAAAGAGTCTGTTCTTCAAGCGTTAAAAGTATTAGAAGGACTTGGTGCCACATGGGAAGAAGTGTCTCTTCCGCATTCTAAATATGCGCTTGCGACTTACTACTTGCTGTCTTCTTCAGAAGCATCTGCAAATCTTGCGCGTTTTGACGGCATCCGCTATGGCTACCGTACAGATAATGCAGAAAACCTGATTGATTTATATAAAAATACTCGTTCTGAAGGCTTTGGAAACGAAGTGAAACGCCGCATCATGCTTGGCACATTCGCTCTTAGCTCAGGATATTATGATGCATACTATAAAAAGGCGCAAAAAGTCCGTACATTGATCAAAAAAGACTTCGAAGATGTTTTTGAAAAGTATGATGTCATTGTAGGGCCAACAACGCCAACTCCTGCATTTAACATTGGTGAAAAGACAAGCGATCCACTGACGATGTACGCGAACGATATTTTAACGATCCCTGTGAACCTTGCAGGCGTTCCAGGAATCAGTGTGCCTTGTGGATTTGCAAACGGTCTTCCGTTAGGACTGCAAATCATTGGTAAGCACTTTGATGAAGGAACGGTTTACCGCGTGGCTCACGCTTTCGAGCAAGCAACAGATCATCATAAAGCAAAACCTGAACTGTAA
- the gatC gene encoding Asp-tRNA(Asn)/Glu-tRNA(Gln) amidotransferase subunit GatC yields MSRISIEEVKHVAHLARLAITEEEAEMFTEQLDSIISFAEQLNEVDTENVEPTTHVLKMKNVMREDVPNKGLSIEAVIKNAPDHKDGYIRVPSILD; encoded by the coding sequence ATGTCTAGAATTTCAATAGAAGAAGTAAAGCACGTGGCGCATTTGGCACGGCTTGCAATTACAGAAGAAGAAGCTGAGATGTTTACAGAACAGCTTGATAGCATCATTTCATTTGCAGAGCAGTTAAACGAGGTAGATACGGAAAACGTTGAACCAACAACACACGTATTAAAAATGAAAAACGTCATGAGAGAAGATGTTCCGAATAAAGGTCTTTCCATTGAGGCAGTCATCAAAAACGCGCCTGATCATAAAGACGGCTATATTCGTGTGCCATCAATTTTGGACTAA